A stretch of DNA from Hydra vulgaris chromosome 03, alternate assembly HydraT2T_AEP:
TTCATCAGTGGACTGTATAAAGGTTCGAAGCTGGGACCTATTTGTTGTAGTCTACTGTTTATACTCAATTTCTTCAACTCCTTTAATTTCAAAGCATTGCAACAGCCTTTCCTTTAGTATAGCAAATCCACGGCAATTTTTACACTCGCCTAGAGGACATGCTGGCAAGGAAGGATTGCATTGGATTTTTGCCAAAGCATGTTTGTAGTTCTTAATAGGGTTTCTAGTTCATCTTCTAGTTGTAAATGATCCATATGCGATCCGACTGTCATGAGTTTAACATTTTGATGAATggtacatacacacacacagtgAGTACCACTTGCTCCTGTAAAGACACATTCTTTTGGACATCTCTGCAAACTTCGAAAACCCAATTCTGATATTTGgatacttttctaaaaataatttataaacttccTTCAAATTACTTAAAACTAATCTTTTCTGAATATGTCTTCTTTCCCCATTTTCCATAACAgatagaaaatctttttttccaggCATTACACGGCTAACAGTGTCAGAGTAATAAAACTCTTTTACCATATCTTTCACATGTACAGGTAGTGATTTCCCTTTTTTTGGGTTAGGGGTTGATAAAACACCTTTGgttattaaaacttcttttgcTTGAGATACAAGTCGATGCGAACAATTAAATTCTCTCATCACTTTTCGATTACTCCATTAAGCAACAAATATTGTCAAAATTATGATCTTTTCACTCTTACTTTGTGTTGATTTATACTTATTCTGAAGCACTTTAACAATGTCATCAGCACATGTgttggaaactttttttttagttacttcgTATTCATCATCCTCTAAAGTATCAATTGCCTCTGAATTAGTAGATAAAAGGTCTAAATTcctttttacaagttttttaagctttttctttttctccGGAATATAACTTTTAACAGTTTGTAACTTGCGTTTATCCAAGGGTGACTCACCCAATAACGACaaggatttattaaaaatagaaatttctACTTCCTGGCACTGATAATTTTCATCTCCCTCGTCACTACAAATATCTTGAGATCGAGAACTGCCTTGAGAATCTGACTCAAATGTTCAATTTGCAGAATTTTTATCATCACATAATCCTATTTCGGAAGGTAAGCCAGTGATCCTCTTTCGGCAAGTATCACATAATTTTTCTCCAGCCATAAGTTTTGAGGGATACATAGCTACTTGCCGACTAGTAGCTACCCTCAaggttttatattgtttttccTTATGGTGTTGGAAAGGATCATAACAATAGTGTTGTCTCTTCTAAAACTCTTTTACTTGTGCTTGAAATGccatttttaatctaaatttaatttgaaagttGCTAAAAAACTAATTCCTAAGTTGTCTTTTGATGACTAATTCAATGGAAAtgaattgattattttaatataaatatatatagcttTAAGCCTCATATAATTTAATACTGACTTAGTATGTAtttattagggtgtcccaaaaatatatcataaatcgAATTTTAATGTGCGGAATACTACATTTAGCATAATTTTATccataaagaaaaacaaaaaaaaaattaagtttttagcTCAAGCGGAAGGTTATTTAGGTGAATtcacttttatataataatttataataaataaattttgatttaaaattgatttttttccgagtcaatttttatttatgtttcgaCAAAAGCATGACcaacaataaaagtaaatgatgcgtgttttataaacaataaaaactaatgatGCGTAAAGTTAACCCAAGCcaatatataattaaagttgaaatcaagttaaaaagttgtttttaaccAAGAAGTTCGTCTAAAACACAggtttgaacttatttataatacttatttaccagtttcactattttttcattattttttgtatatattatagaaTATGCTATAATCTATAGTTGTATACTACAAATGCGTCTAATgaggattttttaaataaaataaattttagaaaatgtcTCTAAACATATATTATCACGTTAATTCACTGAGAACAGATATTGATGATGCATCAAAAGCTACAAGGAAGAGgagacaattttatttgctaagGTTTCCTTAACAGAGTTTTGCCCCTAATAGACTTCCAACAAATGGAGAAATGCTCAGAAGGTATTACTGGCTTAATCTCGAAAAAAGCATAAGGTAAATCTGAAAGTAATTAACAAAagcattacattttttacacgtttaatgttaactttttaatgtttttttttttaactttttagcaCCACACAGATCAACATCAAAATTGGTTGTCCAGTTGCTTCCGGGAAAACGTATTTAAGATGCTCCAGGTTTGCTGATGGAGTGTGCAGAGAGAATACTAAGCAAATAGTTACTGGTGTCTGTATTCTGAGAGAGCTTGTCAATTTATGGGAGCAGGCTGGGTTTAATGATGTTTTCATTGTGACGGAGCAAACTATCAAGACCAGAATCACCAAAAAAGTCAAGGAATACCAcactttaaaaatgctaaaaacacTCGAACTACCAGAGGGTAGCTACAAAAAGAAGGTGAACACTTTTTTGAAAGAGAGCAGTGCTCTCTTCtctattaataaaacaaacatattttatttaataaaaagtgataaaaatagGGATGATGAGGCTAAGAAGGAAGACATAAAATTCTTGAGGCTTTGTCTGAGAGGGGATATGGTCATATTTGGGAACATggataataaattttgtgaaaaCGCTCACAGGgcacaagaaaaaataattaagatgtCTGAAAAAATCCAAAGACATagagataaaaataagaaaaaggaGATTAGCTATTTGGAAAGTGACTTTCAAGCACAGATAGTGACAATCAAACTGAGTGCGACGAACTATATTTACCTCCAGCTAAAGTCCAGAAAAAACAGAAAAGGTTTCAGAGTGACATCAAAGTTTGTCTTCAGTTAAGTATGGAAAATATTCTTAACAATTAGATTCCAATTATGACCAGATTTGGAATTGGAGTCAGGCCGGGTATGTGTTTTTTGTCTTCTCTTTACAAGGCTGGTGAAGTTAATATTGATAATATCTCGATATCAAGATCAACTCTAAACAGGAAAACTCATAATGTTGTGGAGTCTGAGGCACAGATAATTAGAGAGgaaaacattgataaaataagAGGTTTAAAAGTTGTGGTACATTTCGATACCAAGATTTTGAAAAGATacgattaagaaaaaaaaaatttctaaatatgaGGATAGAATTGCTATCAGCGCATCTTCACCAGAGTCTGGTCCACTAGACTTTCTTCTTGGCATCTTAAAAATCGAAAGCTCCAAGGGAAGTGATCAAGCCATTGCAATTCAAACAATGCTTGAATACTATGAAATGTCGGATCAGATTATTGGATTGTGTTCTGACACAACATCCAGTAACACTGGTAAAAATAAAGGTGCcttaagtattattatttccTATGCCCTTAAAAGACCGGTTCTCTGGTTAATGTGCAGACATCACATTTATGAAAGACACGTGGCTCATGTGATGAAAGAAATATTTGGTCCTACAAGTAGTCCCAGCAAAAAACTTTATGTAATTCTCCAAAAACTATGGCCGCAGATTTACGAAGATGTAAACAAACTTGAGAGAATTGTAAAGTTTGACTGGTCTCAAGATGCTTTCAGGCCCGGCTCATTACTGTTCAAACTTGCCTTGGATTCTAAAGAGTTTTGTATTACACCTCTTCATAAGAATACTTTTCAGAGAGGAGATTACAAGTATCTTTGTGAGCTTATGGCATTTTTTCTAGGAGCTGAGTTATCGAACTTTTCATTTAAACAGCCTGGACCTCATCATGAAGCAAGGTTTATGGCTGACTGTATACATTTACTGGTTATTCAGATAACTCAAAAGTACCACCCTGCTGATTCCGAAACAGTtggaaaaaatacaataaatcaTCTGAAAGTCGCAACCAACTACATAGTATTTTTTCATGGACTCTTCTTTCTAAAAAGCCCTAATGCTTCTCAAGCACCTTCAAATGATTTAATGGCGTTCTATATTGCTTTTCAGTTACAAACAGTAGACGAGTTTAAAGAATTTGCAGCAATAGGAAAGGTTCTTTACCAAAGTCTTAAGCGTCACACTTGGTATCTGTCCCCGCAACAAGTCATTTTTGCTCTTGCTGATAAGGATCTGAAAACCGAAGTTAAGACCAACATGTTAAACAAACTGCTTTCTTATGATATCCCGGAATTAAAAGGTCTGATTAAAAAGAGACCTGAAACTAAGGTTGAAATTATTCCTACATCGAAATTAGAAGACTTTGTCAACGAGCAGTCTTACCTTTTGTTCTTTCTATTGGAGATCTCCAAGAAgaaaattatggaaagaaaaaGGTATCGATGCACTTTTCAAAGTGTGTAAGAGCACTTGCAGTTGTAAATGACCGTGCAGAACGCCACATTAAGTTAGTTCAAGATTTCATAGAGAGAACACACAATGAAGACAGGCTTCAGGATACTCTCCAGGTATTTTCTTCAATAATACGAAATATAAATGtgatttttagttgttattaataataatggtTGTTAATGTATATGtagtactttttataaatttatgtatttgtaaTTTAGGTAGTTCAGAAGAGCCGTAAAAAGGTTTCAAAGAACGCTAcaaagaaagatttaaaaattatttagttaaatattatttgtattaataatattggtttatgttattttacattatgttatattattttttgatgtttgaaaaaagtgattttttgatgttaaaaagGTCAAACTTTTATATCTCATAGTTTTCGAacgttaaaagatttttgtgtcaattttaaattttatcgacgaatatagatttagttgagaatagtaaaaaaaattacgtaTCACCTTGTTGCTCTTACGTTTAGGGCAGTTTTAGCTAAAACTTTAGGGCTTCTTGTTCCCAGGATCCaatcattgtaattttttgcaaagcatccttatttaacataaacataaacatatatgtttggaCTGTGTTCTATGTctgaaaattaaattcaaacgtTAAAAAATGCTGTATCTGCGCATGCGCCAgcattctaaaaattatttgctgtTCATTTTGTTGcctttaaaacaaatttctccttaaaattgatgatttattttgtaaaaaaatttacttaaaaagtttacgacaagcatatttgtttgtttaacacgcagcaatttttttgtttgcttagGTAACAATTGTAATCGGAATAATATGAACAAAGTTATTAGAAAgtcttattaaattaaaagtgaaTTCACCTAAATAACCTTCCGCTTGAgctaaaaacttaattttttttgttgtttttctttatggATAAAATTATGCTAAATGTAGTATTCCGCACATTAAAATTcgatttatgatatatttttgggacaccctagtATTTATAGTACTAGTAATTAGATTACAAcctagaaaataaaagaaaaaaaaggaaatagttaataatatatatttccaATAGGCTATTTACAGAAAATGACCTCAAAATATCGCATTTGTAAGTCCGActtatactttaatattatttccaaAGCTGTTTATGGGAATcccaaaaagattttttcatggGACATccacaataaaaaaagcaatctgtaaaaaaaaaattatgatttttgaCCTTTGCCATCGACCAGGGTCAAAGGTTAAATGACCAAATGaccaataactttttttttattcaacttatcACTTTTTTGTATAGACACTAAGTTGTTCGTCTATGCAAGAGCTTCTGTTTGCCACCAAAATCAACTTCTTAAGTATAAtagcaaaaaagttatgacgtttaaATAACCAAGGTCAAGTGAAAAGGTAAAAACTTTGAAAGGTCATATCTCAAAAAATAATTGACctaagtcaaaaaaatttacatggTTTTCTTCTGTCCAAATGCCCAACA
This window harbors:
- the LOC136078329 gene encoding uncharacterized protein LOC136078329, whose product is MLEYYEMSDQIIGLCSDTTSSNTGKNKGALSIIISYALKRPVLWLMCRHHIYERHVAHVMKEIFGPTSSPSKKLYVILQKLWPQIYEDVNKLERIVKFDWSQDAFRPGSLLFKLALDSKEFCITPLHKNTFQRGDYKYLCELMAFFLGAELSNFSFKQPGPHHEARFMADCIHLLVIQITQKYHPADSETVGKNTINHLKVATNYIVFFHGLFFLKSPNASQAPSNDLMAFYIAFQLQTVDEFKEFAAIGKVLYQSLKRHTWYLSPQQVIFALADKDLKTEVKTNMLNKLLSYDIPELKGLIKKRPETKVEIIPTSKLEDFVNEQSYLLFFLLEISKKKIMERKRYRCTFQSV